One Pseudodesulfovibrio sp. S3 DNA window includes the following coding sequences:
- a CDS encoding ABC transporter ATP-binding protein, whose product MLIEVKDVTYTYPEGVTALKGVSLCIDAGEQVALVGHNGSGKSTLARLFNGLLLPSSGEVLVDGVPTSSCTVAGLARKIALLFQNPDDQTCKRKVWDEVAFGPKNLGYPAERIGDLVEESLSLFGLASHGGRNPYDLGYSERKRLALASVVAMDTGLLMLDEPTAGLDSRETGMLAAALQDLRRRGKAVVVISHDMDFVAENCSRALCLETGKMRFDGNVAELFEEHVLMEKCGLLPCQIAQLGAYYRVKPATLTPLGFVASLAHRDSAER is encoded by the coding sequence GTGCTGATCGAAGTGAAAGACGTCACCTACACCTACCCGGAAGGGGTCACGGCCCTGAAGGGCGTTTCCCTGTGCATTGATGCCGGTGAACAGGTCGCCCTTGTGGGGCACAATGGCTCGGGCAAGAGTACCCTGGCCAGGCTCTTCAACGGGTTGCTGCTGCCTTCTTCGGGGGAGGTGCTGGTGGACGGGGTGCCGACGAGTTCCTGTACTGTTGCAGGACTGGCCAGAAAGATTGCTCTCCTGTTCCAGAACCCCGACGATCAGACATGCAAGCGCAAGGTATGGGACGAAGTGGCCTTTGGCCCGAAGAATCTAGGCTATCCGGCGGAGCGGATAGGCGACCTTGTCGAGGAATCCCTGTCCCTTTTTGGGCTCGCCTCCCATGGAGGAAGAAACCCCTATGATCTGGGGTACAGTGAACGCAAGCGGTTGGCCTTGGCCTCGGTCGTGGCCATGGATACCGGCCTGTTGATGCTCGACGAGCCCACGGCCGGGCTGGACTCCCGCGAAACGGGCATGCTGGCGGCGGCGTTGCAGGACCTGAGACGGCGGGGAAAGGCGGTCGTGGTCATCAGTCACGACATGGATTTTGTGGCGGAGAACTGTTCCCGTGCCCTTTGCCTGGAAACCGGAAAAATGCGCTTCGACGGGAATGTTGCCGAACTCTTCGAGGAACATGTGCTGATGGAAAAATGCGGTTTGCTGCCTTGCCAGATCGCCCAGCTCGGAGCGTATTACAGGGTAAAACCCGCGACCCTGACTCCACTGGGGTTTGTCGCCTCGCTTGCCCACAGAGATTCTGCGGAAAGATGA
- a CDS encoding PPC domain-containing DNA-binding protein, translated as MIPIAVRLHPGQDLLRELEYFCRAQSLDAGCVLTCVGSLTTAVIRFANQEQAEELHGHFEIVSLTGVLSTHGAHCHISISDREGRTVGGHLMAGCNVYTTAEIIIGTCPGMRFLRTFDPQTGYPELEIATIEPEEE; from the coding sequence ATGATTCCCATTGCAGTGAGATTGCATCCAGGGCAGGACCTGCTCCGGGAATTGGAATATTTCTGCCGAGCGCAGAGCCTGGATGCGGGATGCGTATTGACCTGCGTGGGCAGTCTGACCACGGCGGTGATCCGTTTTGCCAATCAGGAGCAGGCGGAAGAACTGCACGGGCATTTCGAGATTGTCTCGCTCACCGGTGTTCTGTCCACCCACGGAGCGCATTGTCATATTTCCATTTCCGACAGGGAGGGGCGGACTGTGGGCGGACACCTGATGGCAGGCTGCAATGTCTACACCACGGCGGAAATCATTATAGGTACCTGTCCGGGCATGCGCTTTTTGCGGACGTTCGATCCGCAGACCGGCTACCCGGAACTTGAGATCGCAACCATAGAACCGGAAGAGGAGTAG
- a CDS encoding GNAT family N-acetyltransferase, with translation MSLDCETPAVSFPSSTVRTATLADLPLFEECELTGFSENRQSSKISLRRSITSSSQMALVIERKEKRKKPTSAGTAIVFQYKCSLRIYSLAILREHRLLGLGEALVHHILSFAASHGYERVSLEADASNIKLINWYRKLGFEAVRTLPDYYGPGEPAVRMVLGLANREGIAESIVIVADDPGRLKACAPGIQFCSATDYLSDTDYSNSHRFHILNLCNSYKTHSLGYYVSLLASARNHRVTPSVMTVKDATTPAVAQSLLDEIKDAIHPKRLAAQGSVLELTILLGKTNDSEYAELAKKLFSLFSIPFFTITMERQGGWKLKKIKVLHLKQVSDRFPELLQEALSGYCLKKRYNRPRLKQYQYDLAILVNGTERTPPSCPLALEKFRKAAERVGFFVEFITKADHRRICEFDALFIRETTAIENHTYAIARHAYTEGLVVVDDPWSIMLCSNKVYLQERLANAGVCQPRGWLLTQKSCTPQFLRSLPFPLVLKLPESSFSLGVFRVASVEELQGKLSEMFTKTDLVIAQEFLTSEYDWRIGLLDNSPLFGCKYYMANNHWQIYNWQTQESDEGFSGRSETVSVNQIPPHVLKAAVQASSLIGNGFYGVDLKEINGKAYVIEVNDNPNVDDGIEDLVLGDELYERIMRSIYNRIEAERHQIRYLY, from the coding sequence ATGAGCCTTGATTGTGAGACGCCGGCGGTTTCATTTCCTTCCTCAACCGTAAGAACGGCAACGCTTGCGGATCTTCCTCTATTCGAAGAATGCGAATTGACGGGGTTCAGCGAGAATCGGCAGAGTTCCAAGATAAGCTTGCGCCGGAGCATCACCAGTTCCAGCCAAATGGCATTGGTCATCGAACGGAAGGAAAAGCGGAAGAAGCCGACCTCCGCTGGTACGGCGATCGTGTTCCAATACAAGTGTTCCCTGCGCATCTATTCCCTTGCGATTCTCCGGGAGCACCGGTTGCTCGGGTTGGGTGAGGCCCTGGTCCATCATATCCTGAGCTTTGCCGCCAGCCACGGCTATGAACGGGTCTCTCTGGAAGCTGACGCAAGTAACATCAAGCTCATCAACTGGTACCGCAAGCTCGGTTTCGAGGCGGTGCGCACCCTGCCGGATTACTACGGTCCGGGCGAGCCCGCCGTCAGGATGGTTCTGGGACTGGCCAACAGGGAGGGCATTGCCGAGAGCATCGTCATAGTGGCCGATGATCCCGGCCGTTTGAAAGCCTGTGCTCCAGGCATCCAGTTCTGCTCGGCCACGGACTACCTTTCCGACACCGATTATTCCAATTCGCACAGGTTCCACATCCTCAACCTCTGCAACTCCTACAAGACCCATTCCCTGGGGTATTACGTTTCTCTGCTGGCCTCGGCACGCAACCACCGCGTGACCCCGTCGGTCATGACCGTGAAGGACGCCACAACGCCCGCCGTGGCCCAGAGCCTCCTGGACGAGATCAAGGACGCCATTCATCCCAAGCGATTGGCCGCCCAGGGGTCGGTCCTGGAATTGACCATCCTCCTCGGGAAGACAAATGATTCTGAGTATGCGGAACTGGCCAAGAAGCTGTTTTCCCTTTTTTCCATCCCGTTCTTTACCATCACCATGGAAAGGCAGGGCGGGTGGAAGTTGAAAAAGATCAAGGTGCTGCATCTGAAGCAGGTGTCGGATCGTTTCCCGGAGCTGTTGCAGGAAGCCTTGTCCGGGTACTGCCTGAAGAAACGGTACAACAGGCCCAGGCTCAAGCAGTACCAGTACGACCTGGCCATCTTGGTCAACGGGACCGAAAGGACGCCGCCTTCCTGCCCTCTGGCGCTGGAAAAGTTTCGCAAGGCCGCAGAGCGTGTCGGCTTCTTCGTGGAGTTCATTACCAAGGCCGACCACAGGCGTATCTGCGAGTTCGACGCCCTCTTCATCCGCGAGACCACGGCCATTGAAAATCACACTTACGCCATTGCCCGCCATGCCTATACCGAAGGGCTTGTGGTGGTGGATGACCCGTGGTCGATCATGCTCTGTTCCAACAAGGTGTATCTTCAGGAACGGCTTGCCAACGCCGGGGTTTGCCAGCCTCGGGGCTGGCTCCTGACGCAAAAATCCTGCACGCCGCAATTCCTGCGTTCACTCCCGTTCCCCCTGGTTTTGAAACTGCCGGAGAGTTCCTTTTCCCTGGGCGTGTTTCGTGTGGCTTCCGTCGAGGAGTTGCAGGGCAAGTTGTCGGAGATGTTCACCAAGACGGATCTGGTCATCGCCCAGGAGTTCCTTACTTCTGAGTACGACTGGCGGATCGGGCTGCTCGACAATTCGCCTCTGTTCGGTTGCAAGTACTACATGGCCAACAACCATTGGCAGATTTACAACTGGCAGACACAGGAGTCAGACGAGGGATTCAGCGGCCGGTCTGAAACCGTTTCCGTGAATCAGATTCCGCCCCATGTTCTCAAGGCCGCTGTCCAGGCATCGTCCCTCATAGGAAACGGCTTCTACGGAGTTGACCTGAAGGAGATCAACGGCAAGGCCTACGTGATCGAGGTCAATGACAATCCCAACGTGGACGACGGCATCGAGGATCTTGTCCTTGGCGACGAACTGTATGAACGCATCATGCGATCCATTTACAACCGCATCGAAGCCGAAAGGCATCAGATACGCTATCTTTACTGA
- a CDS encoding energy-coupling factor transporter transmembrane component T — translation MQSSADNTTLYVKGQSRVHGLHPLNKLAYVFLSGAVAYLAPGGWLPCVTVLVLNSGLALYAGVAGRAWKLLWRVMLPLAVFMIPIHGFLYPDNQTALAVWHGVAVYREGLQFAGTVLLQLAVLLTASLLFVLCTHPADILTAITQSGLPPALAYLLGSPLLMLPAMKARVGVIQSAQRARGLNSEGNLFQRIKGVVPLVIPFVLGALMDIEQRAVALEVRGFNGGVPKTSWRVVRDSRAQQWFRWLMLAASLGLIGYRAVV, via the coding sequence ATGCAGTCTTCGGCTGACAACACGACCCTCTATGTCAAGGGGCAGTCCAGGGTCCATGGCCTGCATCCGTTGAACAAGCTGGCCTATGTCTTCCTGTCGGGCGCGGTCGCGTATCTGGCTCCGGGAGGGTGGCTGCCCTGCGTCACCGTTCTGGTCCTGAACAGCGGGTTGGCGCTGTACGCGGGGGTCGCAGGTCGGGCGTGGAAGCTGTTGTGGCGCGTGATGCTGCCGCTCGCAGTCTTCATGATCCCGATCCACGGTTTTCTGTATCCGGACAACCAGACCGCCTTGGCCGTCTGGCACGGCGTGGCCGTATACCGGGAGGGGTTGCAATTCGCCGGGACCGTCCTGTTGCAGTTGGCCGTACTGCTGACCGCGTCCCTGCTCTTTGTCCTCTGCACCCACCCTGCGGATATCCTGACCGCCATTACGCAGTCAGGGCTGCCTCCGGCCCTGGCCTATCTACTCGGCAGTCCGTTGCTCATGTTGCCCGCCATGAAGGCGCGCGTCGGCGTCATCCAGTCGGCGCAACGCGCCCGAGGACTGAACTCCGAGGGCAATCTGTTTCAACGCATCAAGGGAGTCGTCCCGCTGGTGATCCCGTTTGTCCTGGGTGCGCTCATGGATATCGAGCAGCGCGCCGTGGCTCTTGAGGTGCGCGGTTTCAACGGAGGCGTGCCCAAAACCTCATGGCGGGTGGTCAGGGATTCGCGTGCGCAACAGTGGTTCCGATGGCTCATGCTGGCGGCCTCCCTTGGCCTGATCGGCTACAGGGCGGTGGTGTGA
- a CDS encoding ECF transporter S component, with protein sequence MSFSDQLKKEFTTFTLVLIAVAIVLNIAVGQLVSLLKLPIFLDSIGTILVGVLAGPWAGGLTGLLTNLIWGVISSPVAAAFAPVAMVIGITAGLCARYGLFKTWWLAILSGIIITVFNAVSAVPIRLYMFGGITGSGADFVTAYMLALGKDLFGSVVITVFTSNLLDKVVTALIVWGVVKALPGRTTARFPQAESVASR encoded by the coding sequence ATGAGTTTTTCTGATCAGTTGAAAAAGGAATTCACCACGTTTACGCTTGTCTTGATTGCCGTTGCCATTGTCCTGAATATTGCAGTCGGCCAATTGGTTTCTCTTCTCAAGCTTCCGATATTCCTGGATTCCATCGGAACGATATTGGTCGGTGTATTGGCCGGTCCCTGGGCGGGCGGTCTGACCGGCCTGCTGACCAACCTCATCTGGGGCGTGATCAGTTCTCCTGTGGCCGCAGCCTTTGCACCGGTCGCCATGGTCATCGGCATAACGGCCGGATTGTGCGCCCGGTACGGCCTGTTCAAAACCTGGTGGCTGGCCATTCTCAGCGGAATTATCATCACGGTTTTCAATGCTGTCTCCGCCGTGCCCATCCGGTTGTATATGTTCGGCGGCATTACGGGCAGCGGGGCGGATTTCGTCACCGCATACATGCTGGCCCTGGGCAAGGACTTGTTCGGTTCCGTGGTGATCACGGTATTCACCTCCAATCTCCTGGACAAGGTTGTCACGGCATTGATCGTGTGGGGCGTGGTCAAGGCGTTGCCCGGCAGGACAACGGCCCGGTTTCCCCAGGCGGAGTCCGTTGCTTCCCGATGA
- a CDS encoding ABC transporter ATP-binding protein has translation MALLEIENLTYSYPATGEPALRDLSLHIEAGEFVAVIGLNNAGKTTLCHALTGVIPHLYNGRMEGRVAIRGVDSRELCVADIALDVGLVMQTPTSQFSGVRFTVFEEVAFGLENRGVAREGMRERVEAALVLAGVADLADRSPLHLSGGQQQKVALASVMACGPSVLVLDEPTTFLDPQGTRQVFETLHDLREDGTTVVIAEHRLEWIARYADRVCLLDGGRLVLDGPPAEILCHPLLPEVGLDWNRFTKVAGFAEAQGMWQCGQPLATTFSQIVNGLKVK, from the coding sequence ATGGCGCTGCTTGAAATCGAGAATCTCACCTATTCTTATCCTGCAACCGGAGAGCCTGCACTGCGCGACTTGTCCCTGCACATCGAGGCGGGTGAATTTGTTGCCGTCATCGGCTTGAACAATGCCGGAAAAACCACCCTGTGCCATGCCCTGACCGGGGTCATTCCGCACCTGTACAACGGCCGGATGGAGGGACGGGTTGCCATTCGCGGCGTGGACAGCCGGGAGCTGTGCGTCGCCGACATCGCGCTTGATGTGGGATTGGTCATGCAGACGCCGACCAGCCAGTTTTCCGGTGTACGGTTTACCGTGTTCGAGGAAGTCGCCTTCGGGCTGGAGAACAGAGGGGTCGCCAGGGAGGGTATGCGTGAACGCGTGGAAGCGGCCCTGGTCTTGGCCGGTGTGGCGGACCTGGCTGACAGATCGCCCCTGCATCTCTCCGGCGGGCAGCAGCAGAAGGTGGCCCTGGCCTCGGTCATGGCGTGCGGACCATCGGTCCTTGTCCTGGACGAACCCACAACCTTTCTCGATCCGCAGGGGACACGGCAGGTCTTCGAGACACTGCACGATCTGCGGGAAGACGGAACAACCGTGGTCATCGCCGAGCACCGCCTGGAATGGATTGCCCGGTACGCCGACCGCGTTTGCCTTCTGGACGGAGGCCGGCTCGTGCTGGACGGTCCCCCGGCGGAAATCCTCTGCCACCCCTTGTTGCCGGAAGTCGGGCTGGATTGGAACCGATTCACCAAAGTGGCCGGATTCGCCGAGGCGCAGGGGATGTGGCAATGCGGACAGCCCTTGGCCACCACCTTTTCCCAGATCGTAAACGGTTTGAAGGTCAAGTGA